One part of the Haemophilus parainfluenzae genome encodes these proteins:
- the torD gene encoding molecular chaperone TorD, with the protein MLNLDNQERAFIYQWMGSLLSKELTQEQLSYYQNGHFDSLFELLGEMGFSQQVDALRNALKSLQYDQLELAADFTHCFLLEGSLSAIPYMSAYLQDEELSKALSLVDGYMQHYKLKVNKAQNEPSDHIGVLLSIFIKLIEDQNNEKQKEFAQIVLLSWMDLFQQQSQKVKLKSQFYPSLIELFVLFLKKDIQ; encoded by the coding sequence ATGCTTAATTTAGATAATCAAGAACGAGCATTTATTTATCAATGGATGGGCTCTTTGTTAAGCAAAGAGCTTACCCAAGAGCAACTTTCTTATTATCAAAATGGGCATTTCGACAGCTTATTTGAGCTTTTAGGAGAAATGGGCTTTTCACAGCAAGTTGATGCATTGCGTAATGCACTAAAATCATTGCAATACGATCAACTTGAACTTGCTGCAGATTTTACTCATTGCTTCTTGTTAGAAGGAAGCTTAAGTGCAATTCCTTATATGTCAGCTTATTTACAAGATGAAGAACTTTCAAAAGCACTCTCACTTGTAGATGGTTATATGCAACACTACAAGCTCAAAGTGAATAAAGCGCAGAATGAACCAAGTGATCATATTGGAGTGCTATTGAGTATTTTTATAAAGCTCATTGAAGATCAAAATAACGAGAAACAAAAAGAATTTGCACAAATTGTTTTACTTAGTTGGATGGATTTATTTCAACAACAAAGTCAGAAAGTAAAATTGAAAAGCCAATTCTACCCTTCTCTTATTGAATTATTCGTATTGTTTCTTAAAAAAGATATTCAATAA
- the torA gene encoding trimethylamine-N-oxide reductase TorA, with translation MLQTRRQFLKNISLMGAACAMPSWLVAKTPTDEDITQWKITGSHWGAIRAKVENGRVVDVKPFELDKYPTEMINGIKGLIYSESRIRYPMVRLDWLKNKEKSDRTSRGDNRFVRVTWDEALDLFYEELERIQQNYGPWALHTGNVGWRSTGQFHSCGNHMIRAIAMHGNSVSTAGDYSTGAGQVILPYVLGSTEVYSQGTSWEIILKESQNIIFWASDPVKNLQVGWNCETHEAYAYLEMLKEKIANKQINVISVDPVKTKTQRYLNCEQQYINPQTDVPFMLAIAHELYTKGLYDKKFIDVYTVGFEKFVPYLLGQTEDHIEKTPEWAANICGVGADRIREFAHMLAGKRTQLIFGWAIQRQQHGEQPYWLGAVLAAMLGQIGLPGGGISYAHHYSSIGIPESGAAMPGAFPLNLDEDQTPKYNNTDYKGYSAVLPCARVTDSLLYPGETINYNGSKVVYAPYKMAIFTGCNQWHRQSERNKMKKAFLALETIVSINYSWTATCRFSDIVLPACTPFERNDIDAYGSYSNRGIIAMQKLVDPLYQSKPDFEIFKELCRRFGKEKEYCRNMDEMEWVEKLYEDCRKENKGKFDMPPFAEFWEKGYVMFPEGKPWVRHADFRDDPELHALGTPSGFIEIYSNKIASFGYSDCKGHPMWFEKAERSHGGPNSDKFAFWLQSVHPDKRLHSQLCESKELRETYSIQGREPLFMNPQDAEKLGIQHGDLLRVFNDRGQAIVGAHISDNFPSGVVRLQEGAWYSPEGAEIGAIDTYGDPNTMTLDIGSSMLAQAVSANTCLVNVEKYQGVAPKPNGFSGAIEDA, from the coding sequence ATGTTACAAACACGTCGTCAATTTTTAAAAAATATATCTCTTATGGGTGCTGCGTGCGCAATGCCTAGTTGGTTAGTCGCAAAAACACCAACAGATGAAGATATTACTCAATGGAAAATTACTGGCTCTCACTGGGGGGCAATTCGTGCCAAAGTAGAAAACGGTCGAGTCGTTGATGTAAAACCTTTTGAGTTAGATAAATACCCAACAGAAATGATCAATGGTATCAAAGGGCTTATTTATAGCGAATCACGTATTCGCTACCCTATGGTACGTTTAGATTGGCTCAAAAATAAAGAAAAAAGCGACCGCACTTCTCGTGGCGATAACCGCTTTGTTCGTGTCACTTGGGATGAAGCCTTAGATCTCTTCTACGAAGAACTAGAACGCATTCAGCAAAATTATGGTCCTTGGGCATTACATACAGGTAACGTAGGTTGGCGTTCAACTGGACAATTCCATAGCTGCGGTAACCATATGATTCGTGCGATTGCGATGCACGGAAACAGTGTTAGCACAGCGGGCGATTATTCAACTGGTGCCGGTCAAGTGATTTTGCCTTATGTATTAGGTTCAACTGAGGTTTATTCTCAAGGTACTTCTTGGGAAATTATCTTAAAAGAAAGTCAAAACATCATTTTCTGGGCAAGCGATCCGGTTAAAAACTTACAAGTAGGTTGGAACTGTGAAACCCATGAGGCCTATGCTTACTTGGAAATGTTAAAAGAAAAAATCGCGAATAAGCAAATTAACGTGATTAGCGTTGACCCTGTTAAAACGAAAACACAACGTTATTTAAATTGTGAACAACAGTACATTAACCCACAAACTGATGTGCCGTTTATGCTGGCTATTGCGCATGAGCTTTACACCAAAGGGCTATACGATAAAAAATTTATTGATGTTTACACCGTTGGTTTTGAAAAATTTGTGCCGTACTTACTTGGTCAAACTGAAGATCACATTGAAAAAACACCAGAGTGGGCAGCAAATATTTGTGGCGTGGGTGCTGATCGCATTCGTGAGTTTGCCCACATGCTTGCAGGCAAACGTACTCAACTTATTTTTGGTTGGGCTATTCAACGTCAACAACATGGTGAACAACCTTATTGGTTAGGTGCTGTTTTAGCCGCGATGTTAGGTCAAATTGGCTTACCTGGTGGTGGAATTAGTTATGCTCACCATTATAGCTCTATTGGTATTCCAGAATCTGGTGCGGCTATGCCTGGTGCATTCCCATTAAACTTAGATGAGGATCAAACACCAAAATATAATAATACAGACTATAAAGGCTACAGTGCAGTTTTACCTTGCGCCCGTGTCACTGATTCGCTGTTATATCCAGGTGAAACCATTAACTACAATGGTAGCAAAGTGGTTTATGCACCTTATAAAATGGCTATCTTTACTGGTTGTAATCAGTGGCATAGACAGTCTGAACGCAATAAAATGAAAAAAGCCTTTTTAGCGTTAGAAACGATTGTGTCGATCAATTACAGTTGGACTGCAACTTGTCGATTCTCCGACATTGTATTACCAGCCTGTACGCCATTTGAGCGTAACGATATTGATGCCTACGGTTCTTATAGCAACCGTGGCATTATCGCAATGCAAAAATTAGTTGACCCACTGTATCAATCCAAACCAGATTTCGAGATTTTTAAAGAACTCTGCCGCCGTTTTGGCAAAGAAAAAGAATATTGTCGCAATATGGATGAAATGGAATGGGTTGAAAAATTATATGAAGATTGCCGAAAAGAAAACAAAGGCAAATTTGATATGCCTCCATTTGCAGAATTCTGGGAAAAAGGCTATGTCATGTTCCCAGAGGGTAAACCTTGGGTAAGACATGCTGATTTCCGTGATGATCCAGAACTGCATGCATTAGGTACCCCATCAGGTTTTATTGAAATTTACAGTAATAAAATTGCGAGTTTCGGTTATTCCGACTGTAAAGGGCATCCAATGTGGTTTGAAAAAGCCGAGCGTTCTCATGGTGGCCCTAATTCAGATAAATTTGCATTCTGGCTACAATCCGTTCACCCAGATAAACGTCTTCACTCACAACTTTGTGAGTCTAAAGAGCTTAGAGAAACCTACAGCATTCAAGGACGTGAGCCACTATTCATGAATCCACAAGATGCAGAAAAATTAGGGATTCAACATGGTGATCTTCTACGCGTATTTAATGACCGTGGACAAGCTATTGTTGGTGCGCATATCTCTGATAACTTCCCAAGTGGCGTTGTACGTTTACAAGAAGGGGCATGGTACTCTCCAGAAGGTGCTGAAATCGGTGCAATTGATACCTATGGTGACCCAAATACCATGACATTAGATATCGGTAGCTCGATGCTTGCTCAAGCTGTATCTGCTAATACTTGTTTAGTCAATGTCGAAAAATACCAAGGCGTTGCACCAAAACCAAATGGCTTTAGCGGAGCAATAGAAGATGCTTAA
- the wecA gene encoding UDP-N-acetylglucosamine--undecaprenyl-phosphate N-acetylglucosaminephosphotransferase produces MLSLIVTFLGAFLTLIVMRPIANKIGLVDKPNYRKRHQGAIPLIGGVSLFMGNLCYYLMEWDQLRLPYLYIFSIFILLAIGILDDRFDISPFLRAGIQAVLAILMIDLGNVYLDHLGQILGPFQLTLGSIGLIITVFATIAIINAFNMIDGIDGLLGGLSIVSFAAIGILMFRDGQMDMAYWSFGLIVAILPYLLLNLGIPFGPKYKVFMGDAGSTLIGFTIIWILLLSTQGKGHPMNPVTALWIIAVPLIDMVAIIYRRLRKGKSPFRPDRLHVHHLMVRAGLTSRQAFLLITFFAAICATIGILGEVFYINEWAMFIAFIVLFFLYAYSITKAWKITRWVRRMKRRARRNKQ; encoded by the coding sequence ATGCTAAGTCTTATTGTAACTTTCTTAGGGGCATTTTTAACCTTGATTGTGATGCGACCAATTGCGAATAAAATTGGCTTGGTTGATAAACCAAATTATCGTAAGCGTCACCAAGGTGCGATCCCACTGATTGGCGGTGTTTCTCTTTTTATGGGAAACCTTTGCTATTATTTAATGGAGTGGGATCAACTTCGTTTACCTTATCTTTATATATTCAGTATCTTTATTCTACTCGCAATCGGTATCTTAGATGACCGCTTTGATATTAGCCCTTTCTTACGTGCAGGGATTCAAGCGGTTCTTGCGATTTTAATGATCGATTTAGGTAATGTTTATTTAGATCATTTAGGCCAAATTCTCGGGCCGTTCCAATTAACGCTTGGTTCTATCGGATTGATTATTACCGTATTTGCCACGATCGCAATTATTAACGCCTTTAATATGATTGATGGTATTGATGGATTGCTAGGTGGGTTGTCTATTGTTTCATTTGCTGCTATTGGTATCTTGATGTTCCGTGATGGACAAATGGATATGGCATATTGGAGTTTTGGTTTAATTGTCGCGATTCTGCCTTACTTATTATTAAACTTAGGGATTCCGTTCGGACCAAAATATAAAGTGTTCATGGGCGATGCAGGAAGTACTTTAATCGGCTTTACGATTATTTGGATTCTACTTTTAAGTACGCAAGGAAAAGGACATCCGATGAATCCAGTGACCGCACTTTGGATTATTGCTGTTCCTTTAATTGATATGGTGGCCATCATTTATCGCCGTTTACGCAAAGGAAAAAGTCCATTCCGCCCGGATCGCTTACACGTACACCACTTAATGGTTCGTGCTGGATTAACCTCTCGCCAAGCCTTTTTATTAATTACTTTCTTTGCGGCCATTTGTGCCACAATCGGGATTTTAGGCGAAGTCTTCTATATTAATGAATGGGCAATGTTTATTGCGTTTATTGTATTATTCTTCCTTTATGCTTATTCAATTACAAAAGCATGGAAAATCACCCGTTGGGTACGAAGAATGAAACGTCGCGCACGTCGTAACAAGCAATAA
- the glnD gene encoding bifunctional uridylyltransferase/uridylyl-removing protein GlnD has product MLFPYHFDSPLTPSAVKIQRENLKEFERQHFADYSIFNLIANRTQFYDDLLKQLWQQFELDKAHLTLIAVGGYGRQEIFPLSDLDVLILSKEERESETEEKIAQFVQFLWDCGFDVGHSVRSLEECEKEGKQDITIATNLLESRYLSGDVSLFNALGEILKKPDFWAVKPFFDAKVQEQIERYQRYHNTSYNLEPDLKYSPGGLRDLHLLYWIALRHTGEMTLDGILESGFIYPSEYQQLLESQEFLFKVRFALHLILKRYDNRLLFDRQIKVSEKLGFEGEGNRGVEKMMKRFFQALRTISRLTDILIKHYKAHFLSSNGEESVHHLDDGFEIVNQSLRLRKEDVFLRSPDRILDLFFYLTQHEQAEIHSSTLRQLQIALESLTQKLCDIPEAREKFILLFNQPKAIQRAFLPMHQYGVLTAYLPQWQGIEGLMQFDLFHIYTVDEHTLRVMLKLESFLAEDEAESHPICHQIFTQIPDRTLLYVAALFHDIAKGRGGDHAELGAEDIADFARLHGFDRREIETMIWLVKEHLLMSITAQRRDIHDPEVVMNFAENVQNRVRLDYLTCLTVADICATNSTLWNSWKRSLFASLYDYTAQQFRQGMDLLLDNEEKILENRQLALAILSEEQPELSEEKISALWQHCPSDYFLRNSPKQIAWHTELLAEFDGEVLVKISNCFSSGGTEIFVYCPDQANLFNKVASTIGAKKFSIHDAQILTSDDGYVFDSFIITELNGELVRSERRRELETVLTSVLLGEKLPSMSFANNRQLQHFTVKTDVRFLKETKKEHTELEVVALDKPGLLAQITQIFTELKLNICNAKITTVGEKAEDFFILTNEKGTALTEEERGLLENVLYECL; this is encoded by the coding sequence ATGCTTTTTCCTTATCATTTCGATTCTCCACTCACGCCAAGTGCGGTCAAAATCCAGCGTGAAAATTTGAAGGAATTTGAACGTCAGCATTTTGCTGATTATTCCATTTTTAATCTGATCGCTAACCGAACACAGTTTTATGATGATTTGTTAAAACAGCTTTGGCAGCAATTTGAATTAGATAAAGCTCATCTCACCTTAATTGCAGTAGGAGGTTATGGCAGACAAGAAATCTTTCCTTTATCTGACCTAGATGTTCTTATTCTCTCAAAAGAAGAAAGAGAGTCTGAAACAGAAGAAAAAATTGCTCAGTTTGTGCAGTTCTTGTGGGATTGTGGATTCGACGTAGGGCATAGTGTTCGTTCTTTGGAAGAATGTGAAAAGGAAGGTAAACAAGACATTACCATTGCAACCAATTTGCTTGAGTCCCGTTATTTATCGGGAGATGTATCGCTTTTCAATGCGTTAGGTGAAATATTGAAAAAGCCAGATTTTTGGGCGGTAAAACCATTCTTTGATGCTAAAGTTCAAGAGCAAATTGAACGTTATCAGCGTTATCACAACACCAGTTACAATTTAGAACCTGATTTAAAATACAGTCCTGGTGGCTTGCGGGATCTTCACCTTTTATATTGGATCGCCTTACGTCATACCGGAGAAATGACCCTTGATGGCATTTTGGAAAGCGGCTTTATTTACCCATCAGAATACCAACAATTATTAGAAAGCCAAGAATTTTTATTCAAAGTGCGGTTCGCTTTACACTTGATTTTAAAACGTTATGACAACCGACTGCTGTTTGATCGTCAAATTAAAGTGAGCGAGAAGCTTGGTTTTGAAGGCGAGGGAAATCGTGGTGTCGAAAAAATGATGAAACGTTTTTTCCAAGCTTTACGCACGATTTCTCGTTTGACCGATATTCTAATTAAGCATTATAAAGCGCATTTTTTATCTTCAAACGGAGAGGAATCAGTTCACCATTTGGATGACGGTTTTGAAATAGTGAATCAAAGTTTGCGTTTACGTAAGGAAGACGTGTTTTTACGTTCACCGGATCGTATTTTGGATCTTTTTTTCTATCTTACGCAGCATGAACAAGCCGAAATTCATTCTTCAACATTACGCCAATTACAGATTGCGTTGGAAAGTTTGACACAGAAATTATGTGATATTCCTGAAGCAAGAGAGAAGTTTATTCTGTTATTTAATCAACCAAAAGCGATTCAGCGAGCATTCCTCCCAATGCACCAATATGGTGTGTTAACGGCTTATTTGCCACAATGGCAGGGGATTGAAGGCTTGATGCAATTTGATCTCTTCCATATTTACACGGTGGATGAGCATACCTTGCGAGTGATGTTGAAATTGGAAAGTTTTTTAGCCGAAGATGAGGCAGAATCACATCCTATTTGCCATCAAATATTTACTCAAATTCCTGACCGCACTTTGCTCTATGTTGCCGCACTTTTCCATGATATAGCGAAAGGGCGAGGGGGGGATCATGCGGAGTTAGGGGCTGAAGATATCGCTGACTTTGCTCGTTTGCATGGTTTTGATCGTCGAGAAATTGAAACAATGATCTGGTTGGTAAAAGAGCATTTGCTCATGTCAATTACCGCACAGCGTCGAGATATTCATGATCCGGAAGTCGTGATGAACTTTGCGGAAAATGTGCAAAATCGTGTTCGTTTAGATTATCTTACTTGCCTGACTGTTGCGGATATTTGTGCGACAAATTCGACTTTATGGAATAGTTGGAAACGTTCTTTGTTTGCTTCGTTGTATGATTATACGGCTCAACAATTCCGCCAAGGGATGGATTTGTTATTAGATAATGAAGAAAAAATCCTTGAAAATCGTCAATTGGCGTTGGCAATTTTATCCGAAGAACAACCAGAATTATCGGAAGAGAAAATTTCAGCGTTGTGGCAACATTGCCCATCTGATTATTTCTTACGAAATAGTCCAAAACAAATTGCGTGGCATACCGAGTTATTAGCTGAATTTGATGGTGAAGTACTCGTTAAAATCAGTAATTGTTTTTCTAGCGGTGGGACTGAAATTTTCGTTTATTGTCCCGATCAAGCTAATTTGTTTAATAAAGTGGCCTCAACCATTGGTGCGAAAAAATTCAGTATTCATGATGCGCAAATTTTGACATCCGATGATGGCTACGTATTCGACAGCTTTATCATCACAGAATTAAATGGTGAGTTGGTTCGTTCAGAACGTCGCCGAGAATTAGAGACGGTATTAACCTCTGTTTTATTAGGCGAAAAATTGCCGTCAATGTCTTTTGCAAATAATCGACAGTTGCAACACTTCACCGTAAAAACAGATGTACGTTTTTTGAAAGAAACTAAAAAAGAGCATACCGAATTAGAAGTAGTGGCTTTAGATAAACCCGGTTTATTGGCTCAAATTACTCAAATTTTTACCGAATTAAAACTTAATATTTGTAATGCAAAAATCACGACAGTAGGAGAAAAGGCAGAAGACTTTTTTATTTTAACAAATGAGAAAGGCACAGCATTAACCGAAGAGGAAAGAGGATTATTAGAAAACGTTCTCTATGAATGCTTATAA
- the hemL gene encoding glutamate-1-semialdehyde 2,1-aminomutase, whose protein sequence is MTKSTALFSRAQEVIPGGVNSPVRAFKGVGGTPVFIQKAKGAYIYDTEGKQYIDYVGSWGPMILGHNHPAILDAVLKAAENGLSFGAPTPSEIDLAELVCEIVPSIEMVRMVSSGTEATMTAIRLARGYTNRSKILKFEGCYHGHSDSLLVKAGSGALTLGQPSSPGVPEDFAKHTLTAEYNNLDSVKKLFEEFPNDIACVIIEPVAGNMNCIPPKEGFLQGIREICDQYGALFIIDEVMTGFRVSLAGAQAYYGVTPDLTTLGKVIGGGMPVGAVGGKKVIMQHLAPTGPVYQAGTLSGNPIAMAAGLACLTELKKAGNEQHLAELTTKLCDGLKALAQKHNVPFVINHVGGMFGIFFTDQKQVTSYAEVMKCDTEKFKVFFHKMLDQGVYFAPSAFEAGFMSLAHTNEDIEKTLAAADIAFAAVA, encoded by the coding sequence ATGACAAAATCAACCGCACTTTTCTCTCGTGCACAAGAAGTTATTCCTGGTGGCGTAAACTCTCCTGTTCGTGCCTTTAAAGGCGTAGGTGGTACACCTGTATTCATTCAAAAAGCCAAAGGCGCTTATATTTACGATACTGAAGGCAAACAATATATCGATTATGTGGGTTCTTGGGGGCCTATGATTTTAGGTCACAACCACCCTGCTATTTTAGATGCTGTATTAAAAGCAGCGGAGAATGGTTTAAGCTTTGGTGCACCAACCCCCTCTGAAATTGATTTAGCGGAATTAGTCTGTGAAATTGTGCCATCTATTGAAATGGTTCGTATGGTAAGTTCAGGTACTGAAGCAACCATGACAGCAATCCGTCTTGCGCGTGGTTATACAAATAGAAGCAAAATCTTAAAATTTGAAGGTTGTTACCACGGCCATTCTGATTCACTTCTAGTAAAAGCAGGATCGGGGGCGTTAACACTTGGTCAACCAAGCTCACCAGGTGTGCCTGAAGATTTTGCAAAACATACATTAACAGCAGAATATAACAATCTTGATTCTGTTAAAAAATTATTTGAAGAATTTCCTAACGACATCGCTTGTGTGATTATTGAACCTGTCGCAGGCAACATGAACTGTATTCCACCAAAAGAAGGTTTCTTACAAGGCATTCGTGAAATTTGTGACCAATATGGTGCACTTTTCATTATTGATGAAGTCATGACGGGTTTCCGTGTTTCACTTGCAGGTGCACAAGCTTATTATGGAGTCACACCAGATCTCACTACATTAGGGAAAGTCATTGGCGGCGGTATGCCTGTTGGTGCAGTGGGTGGTAAAAAAGTGATTATGCAACACCTTGCACCGACCGGTCCGGTTTACCAAGCGGGTACCCTTTCTGGTAACCCGATTGCAATGGCGGCAGGTTTAGCCTGTTTAACTGAATTGAAAAAAGCAGGTAACGAGCAACACCTTGCAGAATTAACCACAAAACTTTGTGATGGCTTAAAAGCATTAGCTCAAAAACATAATGTGCCATTTGTGATTAATCATGTAGGCGGCATGTTTGGCATTTTCTTCACTGACCAAAAACAAGTTACCTCTTATGCAGAAGTCATGAAATGTGATACCGAAAAATTCAAAGTGTTCTTCCATAAAATGCTCGATCAAGGCGTTTATTTTGCGCCTTCTGCTTTTGAAGCGGGCTTTATGTCTTTAGCACATACAAATGAAGACATTGAAAAAACGCTTGCTGCCGCTGATATTGCATTTGCAGCAGTGGCTTAA
- a CDS encoding helix-turn-helix domain-containing protein, giving the protein MGKHYTIEFKLQILQPILNGKMSIREAARFYNIPSNALVGTWLKRFEKSGIKGLIPRKPSGRPPMKPKYARMPPPPKTEEDRLRLRILQLEAEVAYLKELRRLRLQDEAEQRKLSKG; this is encoded by the coding sequence ATGGGTAAACACTACACAATCGAATTTAAATTACAAATTCTTCAACCTATTTTGAATGGAAAAATGAGTATTAGAGAAGCAGCTCGTTTTTACAATATTCCTTCCAACGCCCTAGTCGGGACATGGTTGAAACGGTTTGAAAAAAGTGGCATAAAGGGACTTATTCCCCGTAAACCATCAGGACGACCGCCTATGAAACCTAAATATGCCAGAATGCCACCGCCACCCAAAACTGAAGAAGACCGTTTACGCCTGAGAATTTTACAGCTTGAAGCGGAGGTAGCCTACCTAAAGGAGTTGAGAAGGCTCAGACTTCAGGACGAAGCCGAGCAACGGAAATTATCCAAAGGTTAA
- the torC gene encoding pentaheme c-type cytochrome TorC — MKKQIKSFFLKPSNRIGLGVLVTLGFIAGAIAWQQFNNVMDATSTEEFCVSCHSMETPLEELKQTVHWSNNSGVRATCPDCHLPHDKTAKYARKMQASREVLAELSGKYNEEGSFEEHRAEMAEREWARFAANGSKECKNCHSYDRMNFEKMSKAAQKAMKPAAERNQSCVDCHKGIAHHLPAKKADAGNTSKFEAFVVSDIKPSQQYYAKAIVPLFADESLTQNIGHLETAAPVNAVKSTDKGDLVELVMWRKDKGFGRIWYNQFGKNITDAVLTKEFMQSEPQYTVLETKEDPLTGLTWQKVKLPVWIAKNQLISDVNTVWEAAENVYKTQCSTCHRQPHVDHFDSNTWIGLFKGMVGFTNIDEATSKEVLRYLQLHASDTAPKKEEGK, encoded by the coding sequence ATGAAAAAACAAATAAAGTCATTTTTTCTGAAACCATCTAACCGAATTGGACTTGGTGTACTCGTTACGCTTGGTTTTATAGCAGGTGCAATTGCTTGGCAACAATTTAATAATGTCATGGATGCGACAAGCACAGAAGAGTTTTGTGTGAGTTGCCATTCAATGGAAACACCTCTTGAAGAACTTAAACAAACTGTACATTGGAGCAATAACAGTGGCGTACGTGCAACCTGCCCTGATTGTCACTTGCCACATGACAAAACCGCAAAATATGCACGTAAAATGCAAGCAAGCCGCGAAGTATTGGCAGAATTGAGCGGTAAATATAATGAAGAAGGCTCTTTTGAAGAACATCGCGCAGAAATGGCAGAACGCGAATGGGCGAGATTTGCTGCAAATGGCTCTAAAGAGTGTAAAAATTGCCATAGTTACGATCGCATGAACTTTGAAAAAATGTCTAAAGCGGCACAAAAAGCCATGAAACCAGCTGCAGAACGTAATCAAAGCTGTGTCGATTGTCATAAAGGTATCGCTCACCACTTACCAGCTAAAAAAGCAGATGCTGGCAACACATCTAAATTTGAAGCATTCGTAGTGAGTGATATTAAACCATCTCAACAATACTATGCGAAAGCCATTGTGCCATTATTTGCAGATGAATCGTTGACTCAAAATATCGGTCATCTCGAAACAGCCGCTCCAGTTAATGCAGTAAAATCCACCGATAAAGGTGATCTTGTTGAATTGGTGATGTGGCGTAAAGACAAAGGATTTGGACGCATTTGGTATAACCAATTTGGTAAAAATATTACTGATGCGGTATTAACAAAAGAATTTATGCAGTCTGAACCGCAATATACCGTCTTAGAAACCAAAGAAGATCCATTAACGGGCTTAACTTGGCAAAAAGTGAAATTACCGGTATGGATTGCAAAAAATCAATTAATTAGCGATGTAAATACCGTATGGGAAGCGGCAGAAAACGTTTATAAAACACAATGTAGTACTTGTCATAGACAGCCACATGTTGATCATTTTGATTCCAACACCTGGATTGGTCTATTTAAAGGAATGGTTGGTTTCACAAATATTGATGAAGCAACCAGTAAAGAAGTCCTACGTTATTTACAATTACATGCTTCAGATACCGCACCTAAGAAAGAAGAAGGAAAATAG
- a CDS encoding IS3 family transposase → MQRLRTRYPLKWLLGFAQLARSTFFAKLQIKPDKDEELKKAIKRIKANHPDYGYRRVHASLPGVNHKKVQRLMQTLGLQVRSRKSKKFTTYRGTIGVIAPNHLERDFSATAPKQKWVTDITEFKAKDGSKVYLSPILDLFNNEIVSYNLSYSPNWAQVEDMLMQAVKGLNKACGVILHSDQGWQYQMVAYRRILAEHGIIQSMSRKGNCLDNAAMESFFGRLKTECFYGREFKTKEEIVDAVRDYLDYYNHRRIQLKLKGLSPIQYRKQSFK, encoded by the coding sequence ATCCAAAGGTTAAGAACACGCTATCCGTTAAAATGGCTTTTAGGCTTTGCACAGTTAGCGCGTAGTACGTTTTTTGCGAAACTTCAGATTAAACCGGATAAGGATGAGGAGCTGAAAAAGGCCATTAAACGCATCAAAGCCAATCATCCTGATTATGGCTACCGACGTGTTCATGCCAGCTTGCCAGGCGTGAATCATAAAAAAGTTCAACGTTTAATGCAGACACTTGGGCTTCAAGTGCGGTCAAGAAAAAGCAAGAAATTTACCACCTATCGAGGCACGATAGGGGTAATTGCACCGAATCATCTTGAACGCGATTTTAGTGCAACGGCCCCGAAACAAAAATGGGTGACAGATATCACCGAGTTTAAGGCGAAAGATGGGAGTAAAGTCTATTTATCTCCAATTTTAGACTTATTTAACAATGAGATAGTCTCCTATAATCTCAGCTATTCCCCAAATTGGGCGCAAGTAGAGGACATGTTAATGCAAGCCGTCAAAGGATTAAATAAAGCTTGTGGTGTCATTTTACATTCAGACCAGGGATGGCAATATCAAATGGTAGCTTATCGTCGAATTTTAGCTGAACATGGCATCATTCAAAGTATGTCGAGAAAAGGGAATTGCTTGGACAATGCCGCAATGGAAAGTTTCTTTGGGCGATTAAAAACGGAATGTTTTTATGGTCGGGAATTTAAAACAAAAGAAGAGATAGTTGATGCTGTCAGAGATTATTTGGATTACTATAATCATCGACGGATTCAACTAAAATTAAAAGGACTGAGTCCGATACAATATCGAAAACAATCCTTTAAATAA